The region ACCCTCCTCTCGGTCTCCTCCGCCGTAGCACCCGCCCCGCCGTCCGCCAACCCGAAGTACCACAACGCGAAGGTGGACGCgggcgacgaggaggtggACGGGGAGGAGATGCTGCTGCGGTTTAGGCGGGAGGTGGCGCGCGCCGGCGTCATGGAGGAgatcaggcggcggcggaggcacgAGGACGCCCGGGACAAGCGCAAGCGCAAGTCCCGCAACGCGGCCCGGAGGTTTCGCCGGAGGTGAGGCCCTCGTCCGTCGCTCCATCGGTCGATTGGTTCTGTGATCCTGCCTTGCTGATAAAATTTGCTGCAGATTAGCTGCGGCCTTCTACTCAGATTCTACTCCGGTTGATGATCCATTCCATGTGATTATACCATTTTAGGCGCTAATTAaccatgcatttttttcctcaGCGTCATCAGATCACTTTGATCTGTTCTAGTAATTGGCATGATGCACCCAAAAACTATAAGCATAGCTTGTTTGGGCTCCATCTTAGGTCCCTTCGGTATTTTAGTGATTGATTTCACTTATCACACGGATGCGATGATGCCTCTTTAGCGGAATTTCATGTCATTTTAGATTGCTACAATACATTGGGCATATCTGAATGTCATTAGCATTTCAGCGCTCTGAAGCTACTTATTGTTATGCTCTTCTGAATATGGTAATTGGATTGTATCGATCGTCTAGTGAACTGATTGTTAGTATCATTCTTGTCCTTAATGGAAGTAATTGAGGTTAAGAGATTATCCCCTTTTCTTAGCAGGAAATATAGTCCTTGTAAAAGCTGCTATGTTCTTCAGTATCCTCCGACAGTTTTTTTAGTATGTGATGATCATGTTGCTTCTATTCTGTGATTCTGTCCATTGACATATTGGTCCTATTCTCAGTTATGAATTCATTATGGTGACGTGCATTTCCATGTAGGAACAGCTACGAAGTGCCAAATCATTCATCAATTGTACATAAATTACGGTAGTAGCGACGTAGCATACACTTGAAATTACAGTGTGTACGTACTTCTGAAATTGCAGTGCGTACAATGAATGGATCATCCATGATTACTTTGTAATTTGAGAGCATCTCTTGAGGTCATTTTGATTGTTACATGCTATTTTTAATTGGTCCTATCATTTCTACCGCAGGCCTTTCAAGGGTCCATATCCATTTGATGAGGAGCAGGAACCAAAGGAGGGAATCATGGATGATGATAAGCATGACAATTGGGAGCTTCCTGGAGGAGAGCTCCCTTCTTACAGATGAACCAAGAAAAGACACTGATGCTTTTTTGTCTGATGAAGCGTTTCGACGCTTCAACTTCAGTTCTTCTTTCATCGATgatagcagcagcagtagtagaGCAAACCTTACCCAACACACTCCTAGTTGATCTGTGACCAAGATGTAGTGAACCTCCATTCTGGGTGTGAAGTATAGTTGCTAGGTTCGAAAATACGTAGTCTGAATATCTGATTCATCTGTTGTGTGTTAATCTCCAACTTGCTTCAGGTGCCTTGTTTTCTGTCTGCTTAACTTAGCTCGTGACTTGCAAACTGCACTGCAGTGATATATGTTACtcgtacttttttttttcacattataagatatttaagCCCTCACTAGATTCATATACTAATGAATTTAAATACACGTATAAAACACTTACATTCTCTCAAACCTTTATGAAATTTGGTCGGCCTACTTTGGCTGGcccggcaaaaaaaacatgtataaaacatATCTATTAATCCATAGAattaataaatctaagtaTGGCTGAAACATTATATAGGGGTCATTGTTCCattttttcaaggaaaaaaccAACATCATActtacaaaacaaaaaataagttgtAAATAGaacttgcaaacaaaaaatacgtTGTAAATAGAACTTctatatgtgtattcttaacgatataaaagcaaacagtagaaaataaaatacgatttaaaatcttaaatttaacttcaaatttaaggttaaaaaattaaattttggcttataaagaTAAGTGAAACACTAACGACAAGACTGAATAAACGACGATGCTGATGATGTGGAAGGGAGGGAGTGCATATTACATTAAGTACAGGGCTTATTCTTTTCTTGGACTATGATAGCTAATGGGCCAGATTCAGTGACCCCAAAGTTTGGTAGGATTTGGGGCTCTTTGGCAATCACTTGTTGTTGGCCCTCGAAAACTCTACATTGCAAATCTGTGTGGATAAGTACTGCAAATAATTGAGATTTTGATCGTAATCTTCTTGTACTAACTGTTAAACTGTGCAGTGCACGCGTGTGATGGACAGGTCTTAGCCAGAACGACATGGAGAAAACGATAAAAGAAGAGGGAAGGAGAATGAAGAGGAAAGCTCGTGGCCCTCCTCCCCATATGCATGCCATCTCGCCACGCGGATTCTGGCATTATTAGGCAACTCAAATCATTGTGGCTTTGATCATTCTTCTCAGTTCTTCtgttatgtgttttttttgttgagttGGCAAATACACAGTTGGTCACTAGTTTTCTTGCAGAAAGGTCGACTGCTCCAGCACAGCAACAGAAAGCGAAGATTGCTTCTGGTTCTGGAATTAGTGTCAGCAACGTAGCATCCGACACCACCtgtatttcttcttcttctctttcttctttttttttatgttgtcaATCATGATCCACATCCAtctttcgcttctgcttatacttctaagctaaaaactaaattttcaaccttaaatttagagttaattttaagtgttttttcaccaaagcgtattttttatcattaacttttagatcattaagaatacatatataaaaattttatttcaaaattatttttcgtttgcaaatataccgaACAGCTctatcatctttttgtttttgttttttgcttttgttctgCTATTATGTGTTTGCAGCAAAGAAATActtctttttcataaaacataTCAAAATGGCTTCAGAATTATTGCGAGATTGCCAGGTAATTATGTAATCCTAGGAAGGTGCCTGCAGGGTAGTGGAACGACTTAAATGTGCTTTGCACAGTTGCATTTGCATGGCATGAGTGCGACCCATGATGACGTGCTTGGTCAGCTGGTGTTGGATGGTGAGTTCACAACCGACAGCAGCTGAAGAAactacaaaaaaataaataaataaattgctgTTGATGTTTCCTTTGATTGCCCAACAATTCCTAGTCAACGTATTCGGCCAGCTGATAAAcgagaaacttttatatgattAATGCATTTTTTGCCAGGAACTCGATGAATTGCATTGCATGGCAGTGacctagtgatcaaatgttcaGTGAGACAGGGACCAATTGTACAGGAACAGGTATGTACAAATAGTACAGCAACTGGTTATGGATCCAGCTGCCCTGCATCTAAATCTGAAGCtacatctcatctcatccctcCAATATGCAGTGAGCACAATGCAATTCACAGCTACTAGCAAGTACACTGGATTAAAAGGATCCAACCAATTCAGGGTGCAAAGTGGAGGATTTTGCTCCCCATGCCAGAGAGACAAGCAAAGGTGTGCCAGCCTATTACCTGCCAGATATTCAGGCACTGTTGTCCAATGCATGAAGATTTCAAGGTCCAACTTAGCAACAGCATTATCATAGCAGCTCACATGTCTCCATACATGCACTGTCCTTATAGTATACATATGGGCATTATACTATTTATTATACTATTATACATTTATACTGATAAGAGTACCAAAATGCCAAATCGCCGGCCAGATGTGTATACTTTATTCTTGCAGtacttttcagttttattgAGGTATCTTCAGATGGCAACATCCCCAGAAGGCACCAAACCAATCCACAACACTTGCCCGCTTAAGTATTGTTGTCCATAGCTTTTCTTCTTGATTAGTACAGCAAAACTGACATTAGGAACAAGGGCCGATTTGTGGGTTAGAGGATAGGAAATTAAAAAGTCCATGTCTGATTTAACTATGTGGAAGAAAGCCTGTCCTGATAAATTTATGGATACTAGTAAAATAGAAGATCTGGGACCTTCGAGGCACACAAGGACATCCTGTCAAGGAACTTTAGATAATTAAGTAATAAAAGGAAGGGAGTACAATAAGTTAAAGAGGAAAATAAGACCTAGGATTTATCCAGTGAGAGTGCTTGTATGTGCCAGGTTAAGCTAACCTACTAACTATGAAAGTTCAGTAATGGAAGATGGTTTGAGAGAGTGACCTGGATGTTGATCCAATCTCTTCAGatactcccccccccccccccccccccttttaGTGAAAATAACCGGTGTGACATAACAGGAATACACTCCCAAAGCTACTACATATAAAGATGCTAGAGATAAAGTAGTtatgatgtaaatataaagtgaaaaaatgaaaaaaaaaagcaggtaGCATAGATTACCCGAGTATGATTTTTCCCTGAAAAGCCAAATATGCTTCCAGGACCACATCAAAGGAAGGTGTACCATCCTTGTCTGCGTCACAAACGGCCAGTTAACCAGCTCGTGGTTACTGAACTCACTTGTAGCTTTCTTCATAAGGACTTTTTTGTATTTGCCAGATAGGTGAATAACTGAACAGGCACTGTGATTTCAGTTGTGTTGGCCATAAGGcaacagaaaataaaaccaaGCATAGTAACTGAAGAGAAAAGTGAAAGCAAGTAACTGATTGTATGATTGTTTCTTCCCCAAGAAAACTTACAGTGAATTGTGCTACCTATCTGTATCTACAAAAGAATCATTTCCCTCTTAGatatgtaacaaaaaaatgatgattctaaatgaactaagaaaaggaagaccttaaaaatctaaaaatataccaAAGAGCAAATAGCTCTTCTACCTAATTTCCTTTTGGCTCCTTTTCCTGTCTGTCTCCATGTCAGTTATTGTGGTGCCGTGCTGTGCATGATCAAATGAAGTGTTTACCAATCTACCATGGAAGATTTCCAGAGTGTGGATCTGCAAAAGTGTTCTGAACAAAATCTTTCAAACCGGTATCATATACTTCACAGAAACGTTTTGGCCAATCCTTCGGTTCAACCGGTTTGGTCCCAAGCCCAGGAGCCCTGTCCCTGGATCCAACATTCTCCTCGTCCTGCCAATCAGCAACATATGTCGCAACACGTCCGGAGAACTTATCCTTGAACACCTCCCATACTTGGTATTTATAGTGGTTGATCAACATCATACCCTGACCAATGTTCACATACTTCATCCCTTCCTTCAGATGGAAGTGGTGCACAACATTGATCAGGGATGGGTTCAATGCGTCTGGCCTGACAATTGACTTGTGGCGTTCAGGTGCAGCCAGCCGACATGTGTAGCCTGTTGTAACACCTTTCTTCGGAATTTTAGTCCGGCCTGATGGACCAAAACTATGGCATGCAGTCCTGAGCTCACCAATCCGTGGCTTGGTTGAGTAATTTCGTATGACATCTTGTAGTGTTCTGTTGCCAGGGAAGTGCAGGAACTCATCGATGTCAATGAACCCCACCCACTCACAACTCTCTCGAGCCCTGAGTGCACAATGTGCAAATCCAGCCTCCTGAGATTTCATCCATGGCCATAAGTGGCGTGTCACATTGTACATGGATGGATCCATAGTGCTGAGGACTTCCTCAATGCCATCGTCGCTGTTGTTGTCATAGATGAACCACCGCTGCACACCAATATGTGAGTGATAGATGATCCATTCCCGGATGAAACGAGCTTGGTTGCGAAGCATGGTGCAGACACACATTGAGTGTGCCTTTTGTCTCCGATGCCTGTTATACCGAGGAAGTGGCTCAGGTTGTGCAATTGAAGGAAGTGTAGAGCTTCCCCGGCCCTTAGTCCTGATGGAGACCAACATAGGCTTTTCATCATTATTTCTGCTGCTTTTTCCACCAGTAGTCATCCTGAGGTACCGGCGAATGCGAACTGGTGTCACACACCGGAATATCTCCTGGGCAGCAGAAACCACTGGGGAAGTGACAACAAGCTTTGGCTTCGAAAAATCTCGGCCGAAGACACACTCATACCGTGATGGCACACCTAGACGACCCGGACGGAGGTTCATCCCCTTGGCAAACACCACGGTGGAGTTGTCCCGGCTGTCAATAAGTGCAGTGTACACAAGCCGATCCCATTGCAACGGCGCCACCGGAGCCGACTGCGCCAGTGACAGGGATACAGCAACTCTGGCTGGTCCGGCAGGACAATGAACAAGGCTGGGTCCATCCGGCAAGGCGGCAACAGACAGGGGCAGACGACGCAGCTGTGAGGAGTTGACAGGGGAGTACAGGCACTCAAATTGCCCTGAAGACGGCAGCAATGAGCCATCTCTGAGCATCAGGAGAACATGGTCCGGCAAGGCAATTGCGTGCTGGATATGAACAGAAGGCAACACGGTGTCGACACTGACGACGCCAGCTTGCTGCGCACCGCGCTCGGAGGACACGGCGTTCAGGGTGGCCGACGGCCATGCCGTCTTGAGCACAGGTCGGAAGGATGCTGCACCAGGGAACAACAAGAACATGGGATTAGGTTAGCACAGCGCATTTTCTCCATAAAGAAAAGAGCCAAACGGATTCAGCATGCCTGAATTCAGATTACATCAACATAAACGTTCTTCATGTGACAAGATAAGCCTTTTCTATTCCCAGAACTCACAGTATCAATCAGTCAAACAGCAGTAGCAACACTAGTATTAGTAATTTAGTAAACTCGCTGGCCAACGTAACAATCCAGAAATCGTGGACTAGGcaagaaacaaatcaaatgagaaaaaaaaaaacacaaattttgaGACCCCTCAGATCTGCCATACAATTGCAACCCCACAGAGGAAAAAGGGTACTTTTTCTTCGCCACCTCCCAACAGCAAACACCATGCGCATACCAGaaacaaatctaaaaatgCAGACTTTTCCTCAAATCATTCGCGTGAGTACAATTGAATTGATCCAAAACCGCGCCTCCGACCACAAGATTTCCATGAGAGTATCATTCCACTGGCCTACCTAAACCCAACCAAGATCCAATTTACCGCACGCGGCGGCAGCCAAccaacggcggcgccgccgtgccgaGAAGAGACCAAGGGTTGGAGGAGAAGGAAAATCAGTCTCACCTCCAATGACGTGCGCAGCGCCGAAGACGACCGCGCCGGCGCAGAGGAACGCGAAGAACGCCGCGAACAGCCGCCGCTGCgtccccgccggcgcccgctGCCCCCTCGCAcaactcccgccgccggcgccggcgccacctccaCTACTGCCTTTGCTACCAAGCCTGCTCAGCTTCCTCTCCTTCGCAGCCAACGCCATCTCcggcaccgccaccaccactccAGCAGCTCCAACTCAGATCGATCCACGAGCACCAGCCAACTCCACAGCCCGCACCATTTACTAcagctcctcgtcggcggcggcggcggcggcgagcattGGAGCCGTcacgcctctctctctctctctctctctctctctctctctctctctctctctctctccctcctcagTCTTCTCTCTCCGCCGCGGCTGCCGTAAATGGCGAGGTGGCCGCCGAATCCGAAGCGGTGGTTGCGCtgcgcgacgccgacgccgaggtgGGAGCGAATGGGAAGCCTCCCACGCCGCAGCGGCGCCGTTTATACCGCCCTCGCACGCGGCTGCAGGTGGGCCAGGGCGCTCCTGCCTTgtccccacatgtcagtgacccAACCACGCGGCCGCGGCTGGcaatgacaggtggggacgGCCTGTCAGTGGGACGTACTGGCGTGTGGACTGTGTCCAACGGCACGGAGGCGAGTCGGTTAGACGGTTATTTTCGGAGCGGTGTgagaatgacatgtggggccagATAGGTGGGGTCGTTACGTCAGTTGGTTGGCCTGGGTGTGTGTTGGTgccaattgttttttttttgctttcaaCAGCAATTATTGGGGTGCACATGGGGCAAGGTATCTAATTCTGCCTATTGATTAGGGAATTTTTATTAGGGAATAAATTTATTGGTATAGTATTTTCCATAAGAAACAGGTGTTctatctttcaaaaaaaaaagaaacaggtGTTCTTTTCATTTCCATCTTCTTTTATTTGAGGAAAATAGCTAATTAATAGGGAGAAAACAAATAGAAAATGAATAGATGTTATTGCACTGGAAAAGGATGCTTTTCACAGCTTCATTTGCCAGCAGATGACACGTTTAAACAGTGTAAACTCATTGCTAATTCAGAAAAAGTTCGTGTAACTCTTAAGGCTTGGGTATATTTAGGTACTTTCTTTATCAATCAAGATTCCCGatcattttcataattatatatttcctTAAAGGAAACGATAATCGAATCATATTTGGTTGGCTAATAGCGTTTGGACGATGAGAGCTTCTGCGTGTTGAAGTTGGTGGTCACGAAAATGCTTTGCTTAGGGCTGCGTTCGAAGCAGCGGGTTGTAAAATCCAATTAGCCACACAGAAAACGATAAATATAAttgatatatgattaattaagtattactcattaaaaactttaaaaatatatttatttgatcttctaaaactatttttatatagaaattttttgcacgaaatatatcatctagtaatTTGAAAAGCAGGCTAATGGAAACCGAGTAATATAGGCTGGTTCGACCGCAGCCTAGGACCATCAAGGTCCTACTTGGACAAAATGTTTTGTCACATCCACACTAGCATGTGATGCCTTGTTCATTTTTGTCTCTAGAagtcaaaagaaaacaatggaCTGTGAACTTAGTTGAGTTCGAATCAATTGAAAGAATTATACTTACCATAGctcaatttgtttttctttcttttggaaaACATCGTTTTGACAAGTATCTGCATACtgatgaaatgaaaaaaaaatgtacctgTTGAATTTTGTCAGTGATTGCCATGGATCATATAACAGAAGTATTTGTAACCGTTTTCCAATAAAATTTCTAGACAAACTGAGTGTTTGCATCATCAATATGCATTGTGGGCTTCCTTGGCATTTGTTTGTCAATTGTCAGTACCAGCCCCTTTTTGTTACtaattgtatatttattatcctcattatctaaaaaaaagcaTATTTAGTATTCTGTACAGAAGTTCCATCAAAGATTTTACCATAATACAGCATTCTACATTTGACAGTAGTAGTTAGTTTGgtagtttgcaaaaataaatgcCCTTAGGGTTGATCAAGGAATCCATAGCTAAAAGGAACCTATATACCTCAAAGCAAAGTCAAATGTGGTCCTTTAAAGGGTCCTCACATTAAACCCTGCTTTAACCTTTGTTGGAGGTTGGCTAAGGGTAAGTATTAAGTAATTACAACTTGCATTGTACTGTGTTTGTATGAGTGATGCTACCCAAATACACTGCAGCAATCCAATGTGGAGCCCTTGCCAAAaggttaattataaaaaaaggaaCACTGTCCTGGTAATACTTTATTAACTGTACTGTTGTTCCTACAACTAGTTTACCTTTTGTACTCTACAACACACATGGGGTGTGGGACTTTAAGCTACTTCTCAGCTAATCTGAACTCTCAAGaagcatataaattttacagatCCGGATAATCTGATGCTAGTACTACGTTTCTGTCAGTGTGTTGGTGTCCGTATTAATTAAATGGCATTAAAATCTCAAGGAAGAAACTACTCTACTGGTTTAGGTTTTAATAGAGAAACAGATACTAGCAACTTAAAGACATGTGAGCAATCGAAATGCAGCATACCTGATTCATTGTAGGAAGCACAAGTATATCAAATGCAAATGCAGTATGTTTCTGATCTGGTCAGAGTTTGTTAGAAAGTGTAGCTACTTTCAGCACTTCCTTTTCTGAACATGCACAACTCATGATGGGATAGAGAACATTGCATGGAGCAGAGCATGAACTTCAGATTGAACTGGCCTATAAAATGGCCACCCCATAAGGCTGAAATGTCGCAACCGATAACATATAGTTTAGCTCTGAAGGTAAGAGTTGCAGGAAACTGAACTTTTTCTTGTCAATGACAATTTCAGGAGTTCAGTTTTCTCCAACATCTTATCTTCGGTGCATTAATCTGACTGCAAATATGTAGAGTGGTAGCTTGGCTAggcatcacaattcacaaccAAAATTTCTGGCAGTTGAATTTGAGGTTTGGATGGGACCAAATCTTACTGCAGACTTGCAGATTAAGACAAGATTTGGTTTCCTCCAATATCTCATGTTCAGTTATCAGACAGTGAATGGTGCAATCAGTAATCTTTAACTTGTGGATAGAACAACCTTGGAGGCTGAATGTGAGAGTTGGATGAGACCAAATCATGAGCTACAGATCCTGCCATGGCACAAGATTTGGTTTCCTCCAATATCTCATCTTCATCTGTCCAGGATGCAACacgaaatttgtttttgagGGCTATAGCATAACTGGTACTTGCAGCATTTTCTGTACTTCTTTCAAATAAACAAGTAGATTTATTCTGATTCTTGACCATCTTCCGAAAACAACTATCACATTTTGCTGAACCATAGGTTTCTTTTGGTCGATAGGTGGCAGCAACCTGCAGGCCGCAGCTGCCATTTgcttaaatttagtttttttttagtttaactCCATGATAAATGTACATAAAACTATCCCTTTTCCATCAAATACTGGGCTCACAGACTTTGATTCGATACAATTGCTAATTGCATCGAAGCAATGCTCATTTCCAAATTTCCTGAAGCTAATCAGAGATAAATAAGCATTGCATTTTACAGTTTTTCAGCAATCTCACAGTGAACCATACTATACAGTCAATCAAATCCATTCCTTCAGGCGAAGGGGAGAGTGGGGCTACCTTGCAGAGGTCACCGGCGACGTGGAAGATGAAGTGCGCGGGCTGCGCGGATCTCGAGGCCTATGAAGCTTCGCGGGAGACGGAGTCAGGGTCAAtggcgcaccgccgccgccggtgatgaCTTGACCGGAGACGATGGCGATGGTATTTCGCTGGTAAAAACGAACCTGCACGCTATGTTTATTCCCCATCAATCGTGTCCATAGATTAACGGCAGATCGCTCCGAATGGTTGCAATCCAAATCTTTGGAAGGATTTGTACTTAAATACTCCACAGTTTCCATgttatgagatttttttcctatctagATACATTtgtaaatcaatatatatatatgttttataaatgtatttagTTTCATTGCTAACATTTGTATCAATCtaaagaaaatcttataatattaaacaGAGTTATGGAGGTAATGTGGTGtcggtgattttttttatacacgtttaaccattcgtcttattcaaataatttacatatatatatgtaaaaaaatataagttataattaaaatctaGCTAGTAATAGATTCAATTACAACAAAATCAATGAATAATATGAATGTTCAAACACGTACGAAAAGTTAACAACGTAGAATTCtcccattcttttttttcattggttTTGGGATAATATGGACGCAATACATTATGgacataaagataaaaaaatatgcttgCAGTCAGAAGATTTCTCGGAGGTGTATGTGAAAAATAGCTCTCTCACTAcggtatttttcttttcttttttttttttggaatgcCCCGCTCGATCTGATCCGTACAACAAAGATCATGTAAACGGATAAATGATAATACAGAATACTTCAGAGGGTTATGTGGGAAACAGGATACATCTACCGCTGGGGACAAGCTACAGTAGAGAATGTTGGTCACATCAACCCTTTTATCGTAAATTTAG is a window of Oryza brachyantha chromosome 8, ObraRS2, whole genome shotgun sequence DNA encoding:
- the LOC102701098 gene encoding glycosyltransferase family 92 protein Os08g0121900, which gives rise to MALAAKERKLSRLGSKGSSGGGAGAGGGSCARGQRAPAGTQRRLFAAFFAFLCAGAVVFGAAHVIGASFRPVLKTAWPSATLNAVSSERGAQQAGVVSVDTVLPSVHIQHAIALPDHVLLMLRDGSLLPSSGQFECLYSPVNSSQLRRLPLSVAALPDGPSLVHCPAGPARVAVSLSLAQSAPVAPLQWDRLVYTALIDSRDNSTVVFAKGMNLRPGRLGVPSRYECVFGRDFSKPKLVVTSPVVSAAQEIFRCVTPVRIRRYLRMTTGGKSSRNNDEKPMLVSIRTKGRGSSTLPSIAQPEPLPRYNRHRRQKAHSMCVCTMLRNQARFIREWIIYHSHIGVQRWFIYDNNSDDGIEEVLSTMDPSMYNVTRHLWPWMKSQEAGFAHCALRARESCEWVGFIDIDEFLHFPGNRTLQDVIRNYSTKPRIGELRTACHSFGPSGRTKIPKKGVTTGYTCRLAAPERHKSIVRPDALNPSLINVVHHFHLKEGMKYVNIGQGMMLINHYKYQVWEVFKDKFSGRVATYVADWQDEENVGSRDRAPGLGTKPVEPKDWPKRFCEVYDTGLKDFVQNTFADPHSGNLPW
- the LOC102699329 gene encoding 30S ribosomal protein S21, chloroplastic-like; translated protein: MCAAAATAGIISSPSASPLHANTRASFVVSFPRRSPPAATLLSVSSAVAPAPPSANPKYHNAKVDAGDEEVDGEEMLLRFRREVARAGVMEEIRRRRRHEDARDKRKRKSRNAARRFRRRPFKGPYPFDEEQEPKEGIMDDDKHDNWELPGGELPSYR